The DNA region CACCAGTCGGTGCGGGCCGGCGCGCCGGGCGTGGTCGAGCTGTGGCCGCTGCTTGAGCCGGACACCGCCGCCGAGGCCGGCGAGGCGTGGGACCTGCCGCTCGACGCCGCGACCGAGGCGAGCCCGCAGGTGCGGCTCGCCCGCAATATTGCCGCGAGCGTCGCTTCCTGGACCGGCGGAGCCCGCCGCAAGGCAAACGGTGCGCCGATCCTGCCCGGCGACATCCTGATCCTGGTGCGCCGGCGCGGCGTGCTGTTCGAGGCGGTGCTGAAGGCGCTGAAGGATCTCGGCCTGCCGGTGGCCGGCGCCGACCGGCTGGTGCTGGCCGAGCACATCGCGGTGATGGACCTGATGGCGCTCGGCGACGCGCTGCTTACCGCCCATGACGATCTTGCCCTCGCCTGCGTGCTGAAGAGCCCGCTGTTCGGCTTCACCGACGACGAGCTGGTGCCGCTCGCCAATCCGCGCACCGGCACGCTGGCCGACGCCCTGGCCGCCAGCACCGACCTTAAAGCGCGCGACGCGGCGGCCCGGCTCGCCCTTTGGCGCGACGAGGCCCGCGCCTTGCGGCCGTTCGACTTCTACGCCCGCGTGCTCGGCCGCGACGGCGGCCGGCGGGCGATGCTGGCAAGGCTCGGGCCCGAGGCCGCCGACCCGCTCGACGAGTTCCTGGGGCTGGCGCTCAATGACGAGGCGGTGGGGGTGCCGGCGCTGGCCGGCTTTCTGGCGCGGGTGCGCGCCGCCGGCGCCGAGATCAAGCGCGACATGGAGGTGGCGTCCGCCGCCGTGCGGGTGATGACGGTGCATGGCGCCAAGGGCCTGGAGGCGCCGGTGGTGATCCTCGCCGACACGGTGGCGCGGCCGGAGGGCTCAAAAGACCCGCGCCTCCTGCCGCTCGCCCGTCCCGGCGCGCCGGAGGGGGCGCCGCGCCCGCTGCTGTGGGTGCCGGTGAAGGCCGGCGAGCCGGTGGCGGCCGCGGCGGCGCGCGCCGTGGTGCGGGCCGAGGCTGCGGACGAATACCGCCGCCTGCTCTATGTGGCGCTGACCCGCGCCGCCGACGTGCTGGTGGTGGCCGGCGCCCGCGGCAAGGCCAAGCAGCCGGACGGCTGCTGGCACGATCTGGTGACGGCGGCGCTGGAGCATGCCGCAACCAAGGAGCCGGCCGACGGCTGGGACGGCACGGTGTGGCGCTGGAGCCGCTGGCCGCAGCCGGAGGCCCCGGCGGCGGTGGCGGCGGCGTCCGCGCCCCCGGCCCGGCCTGATTGGCTCGACCGGCCGGCGCCCATGCCGCCCGCCCGGCCGGGGCGGCTCAGCCCCTCGCGCCGCGGCCCGCCGCAGGATGAAGCCGCCGTCGCCCGCGGCCTCCTCGTCCATCGCCTGCTGCAGATTCTGCCCGATATCGAGCCGGCCGGCCGCGCGTCGGCCGCCGCCGTCATCGCATCCCGCGCCGGCCTCGACGAGAGGGCCGCGGCGGCGCCGATCGCCGACACGCTGGCGCTGATCGCCGATCCCCGGCTCGCCCGCCTGTTCGGCCCCGGCAGTCGCGCCGAGGTGCCGATCGCCGGCAGGGTGGCGCAGGCCGGCATGGCGGAGACGGTGAGCGGCCGCATCGACCGGCTGTGGATCGGCGACGACACGATTTTGTTTGCCGACTTCAAGACCGGCACAATGGTGCCGGAAAGCGCCGAGGCGGCGTCTCCCGCCCACCTCCGCCAGCTTGCGCTCTATCGCGCCTTGTTGGCGGATCTCTTTCCCGGCCGGCCGGTCGCCGGCTGGCTGGTGTTCACCGCCGGCCCCGCCGTCCTGCCGGTGCCGGACACGCTGCTGGAGGCGGCGCTGGCCCGCCTCGGCATCGCGCCGGGCCTGCCTTGACGCTCTCCCGGCCGGTCCCTAGTTTCACGTAATCACTGCCCCGCCTTCGATTGAAAGGACCGATCATGGCCGTCGCCAAGGTGACCGACGCGAGTTTCGACCAGGATGTGCTGCAGGCGACCGACGCCGTGCTCGTCGACTTCTGGGCGGAATGGTGCGGGCCGTGCCGGATGATCGCGCCGGTTCTCGACGAGATCGCCGCCGAGATGGGCGGCAAGCTGCGGATCGTGAAGCTGAACGTCGACGAGAACCCGGCCACCGCCGCCAAATACGGCGTGATGTCGATCCCGACCTTGATGCTGTTCAAGAACGGCGAGCTCGCCTCGCGCCAGGTCGGCGCCGCGCCGAAGGCCAAGCTGGTGCAGTGGGTGCAGTCGGCGGTGTGAGCGGCGGCTGAGGCCCCGTCCCCGTCGTCCCGGGCAAGGGCCGCAGGCCCGCGACCCGGGACCGTTCGCCGGAAATGCAAGAAGTGTGTGGGCGGAATAGCGCAGCGCATTCCGCCCTTTTTTGCGGCATCGGCGGATCACGCCTTCGGCTGATCCGCCCTACGCGCTGGCAGCGCCGCCCCTTGGCAAGGCGCGAGAATTGCCTTGCCGCTGCCGGTAGCCTTGCGGCAAAATCTGGTCGTAATGACTAGAAAGTCGGGCCATGACCCAGCCGGCAGGCTCCAAGCCTTCAACACGCTCCAAAACGTCCAGACGCTCCAAGACCGGGGCCGGCGGCCGGACGCCGCCGCCCGCCGGCAACCGCTGGCGCCTTCAGGACGCGAAGGCCCGGCTGAGCGAGGTGGTGCGCGAGGCCCAGGAGCATGGCCCGCAGCGGGTGACCCTGCACGGCCGCGACGCCGTGGTGGTGGTCAGCGCCGCCGAGTTCGACCGGATGCAGCGCCCCGTCACCGGCCATGACATCGTTCGGGCTCTGCAGGCCTCGCCCCTCGCCGAAATCGAGTTCGAGCGGCTGTCGTTCGACGCCCCCGTCCGAGACGTCGAGCTGTGAGGGGCTGGCTGCTCGACACCAACGTCATTTCCGAGTTGCGAAAGGCGCGGGCCGATCCGGGCGTGCTGGCGTTCGTCGAAGCCCAGCCGGGCGAGCTTCTCTATGTGACCGAAATCACCTTCGGCGAAATCCGCTACGGCATCGAGCGGCTCGACGCCCCATCGCAGCGGACCGACCTCAATCTCTGGCTTGATCGCACCGTCCGGCCGCTGTTCGCCGGCCGCATCCTGCCGGTGTCCGAAGATGTCATCGTCCGCTGGAAGACGATGGTGGTCGACGGCCAGAAGCGCGGCCACACCTTCGGCCAGCCCGATCTGTTCATCGCGGCGATCGCCGCCCTGGAGGATTTGGTCGTGGTGTCGCGCGACACCCTGCATTTTGTCGAAGCCGGGGTGCCGGTTTTCGATCCCTGGCGCGGCAAGCTCCATGCCGCCGGAAAGGTCCGTGCCCTGAAATCCCCGGTCAGGGCCGAGGATGTGGCCAAGATCCTCTCGGCAAGAGCGACTCGGCGATAGCAAGGGCGCAATAGCGAAGCGTATTGCGCCACCCTTGGGCACCGCCATCGGCGGATCACGCCTTCGGCTGATCCGCCCGACGCGTTACGGGTCGGCACCGCGCATCGTGTCCCTCAAGGCCCCTCACGCCCCGTTCGCCAGCTCCCCCGCCAGCGCCTTGTCGATCAGCGCCACGGTCTCGGGCAGGCCGTAGATCGCCACGAACGAGCCGAAGCGCGGCCCCTTCTCCTGGCCGAGCAAAAGGCGGTAGATGGCGGCGAACCATTCCTGCGACACGCCGGGGCGCTCCGGCGTCGCGCCCTTGGCCTTGAGGTCGTGGTAGCGCGGGATGGCGCGGCCGATGTCGTAGACCTGCACCTGGATGTCCTCGGCCGGGGTGCCCGGCGGCAGCGCCGCCAGCGCGGCCCGCAGCGCCTCCAGCGCCGCCCGCTCCACCTCGTCGGCGACGGCGAACTTCTTCGCCGGCTTCACGAAGTCGTGGTAGTAGCGCACCGCGTAGCCGACCAGCTCGTCGAGCTTGGGGTGGGTGGCCGGCCCCGAGCCCGGCGCGTAGCGCTGGATGAAGCCCCACAGCACCGCCTTGTCCTCGGCGTGCGACACGCTGGCCAGATTCAGCAGCATCGAGAACGAGATCGGCACGTCCATCTTCGGCGGAGTGCCGGAATGGATGTGCCACACCGGGTTGGCGAGCTTCGTCTTGTCGTCCTGGCCCGGATACTTGTCGAGGAAGGTCAGATAGTCGTCCACCGTCTTGGGGATGACGTCGAAATAGAGCCGTTTTGCCGCCTTCGGCTGCTGGAACATGTAGAGCGCCAGGCTCTCCGGGCTGGCATAGGTCAGCCACTCCTCAATGGTCAGGCCGTTGCCCTTGGACTTCGAGATCTTCTGGCCCTTCTCGTCGAGGAACAGCTCGTAATTGAACCCTTCCGGCGGCGTGCCGCCGAGCGCCCGGCAGATCTCGCCCGACAGCTTGACCGAGTCGATGAGGTCCTTGCCGGCCATCTCGTAGTCGATGCCGAACGCGGTCCAGCGCATCGCCCAGTCCGGCTTCCATTGCAGCTTGCAGTGGCCGCCGGTGACCGGCACCGTGACGCGTTCGCCCGTCTCGGGGTCGTCGTACGAGATGGTGCCGGCGGTCACGTCGCGCGCGACGATCGGCACCTGCAGCACCACATTGGTGCGCGGGCAGATCGGCAGGAACGGCGAATAGCTCTGCGCCCGCTCTTCGCGAAGCGAAGGCAGCATGATCGCCATCACCTGATCGAACCGCTCCAGCACGGTGAGCAGCGTCGCGTCGAAGCGGCCCGACGTGTAGCAGTCGGTGGCCGAGACGAACTCGTAGTCGAAGCCGAAGGCATCGAGGAACGCGCGCAGGCGCGCATTGTTGTGGGCGCCGAACGAGGGGTGGGTGCCGAACGGGTCGGGCACCTGGGTCAGCGGCTTGCCGAGCGCGGTCGCCACCAGCTCCTTGTTCGGGATGTTGTCCGGCACCTTGCGCAGGCCGTCCATGTCGTCGGAGAAGGCGATCAGCCGGGTCGGCACCCGGTCGTCGGTGAGCACGCGGAAGGCG from Blastochloris tepida includes:
- the trxA gene encoding thioredoxin TrxA, with the translated sequence MAVAKVTDASFDQDVLQATDAVLVDFWAEWCGPCRMIAPVLDEIAAEMGGKLRIVKLNVDENPATAAKYGVMSIPTLMLFKNGELASRQVGAAPKAKLVQWVQSAV
- the addA gene encoding double-strand break repair helicase AddA encodes the protein MSGFVIPEKTRLDQTAASDPARSAWVDANAGSGKTHVLARRVVRLLLRGVPPGRLLCLTYTKAAAANMANRVLKDLAKFATAPDDELDRLIVETDGGVPGEARRARARRLFAEALETPGGLKVQTIHAFCDRVLHQFPFEAGVPAGFSVLDERQAGELLAEARARVMVEAAADVDGDLGRALESAIAAASDDGLKSALDEAVKNRHAIAEWLASAGGITGAVAQIAAALGLSPGDTVAAIEADMLASPLIARGDWPALAALFAAGGVKDQQLAGYLETAAAAENGDVALASYLRVFLTDKDEPRSDKVFPSKRIRDGHPAFAQALTAERDRLVALLDRRRAAVASERSAALLVLAAAVIARYETAKARRALLDFEDMVGRTRDLLHHVGASWVLYKLDRGIDHVLVDEAQDTSAAQWAIIQALAAEFFAGKGASERSRTVFAVGDAKQSIYGFQGAAPAMFGAMQRHFTRAAGESGLTAVRLDVSFRSAQPVLDAVDTVFANPAARAGLSIADDAALVHQSVRAGAPGVVELWPLLEPDTAAEAGEAWDLPLDAATEASPQVRLARNIAASVASWTGGARRKANGAPILPGDILILVRRRGVLFEAVLKALKDLGLPVAGADRLVLAEHIAVMDLMALGDALLTAHDDLALACVLKSPLFGFTDDELVPLANPRTGTLADALAASTDLKARDAAARLALWRDEARALRPFDFYARVLGRDGGRRAMLARLGPEAADPLDEFLGLALNDEAVGVPALAGFLARVRAAGAEIKRDMEVASAAVRVMTVHGAKGLEAPVVILADTVARPEGSKDPRLLPLARPGAPEGAPRPLLWVPVKAGEPVAAAAARAVVRAEAADEYRRLLYVALTRAADVLVVAGARGKAKQPDGCWHDLVTAALEHAATKEPADGWDGTVWRWSRWPQPEAPAAVAAASAPPARPDWLDRPAPMPPARPGRLSPSRRGPPQDEAAVARGLLVHRLLQILPDIEPAGRASAAAVIASRAGLDERAAAAPIADTLALIADPRLARLFGPGSRAEVPIAGRVAQAGMAETVSGRIDRLWIGDDTILFADFKTGTMVPESAEAASPAHLRQLALYRALLADLFPGRPVAGWLVFTAGPAVLPVPDTLLEAALARLGIAPGLP
- a CDS encoding type II toxin-antitoxin system Phd/YefM family antitoxin, producing MTQPAGSKPSTRSKTSRRSKTGAGGRTPPPAGNRWRLQDAKARLSEVVREAQEHGPQRVTLHGRDAVVVVSAAEFDRMQRPVTGHDIVRALQASPLAEIEFERLSFDAPVRDVEL
- a CDS encoding type II toxin-antitoxin system VapC family toxin, encoding MRGWLLDTNVISELRKARADPGVLAFVEAQPGELLYVTEITFGEIRYGIERLDAPSQRTDLNLWLDRTVRPLFAGRILPVSEDVIVRWKTMVVDGQKRGHTFGQPDLFIAAIAALEDLVVVSRDTLHFVEAGVPVFDPWRGKLHAAGKVRALKSPVRAEDVAKILSARATRR
- a CDS encoding lysine--tRNA ligase — encoded protein: MTIDTAALKALAESATAWPFEEARKVVERLKRRPKTDGEAVLFETGYGPSGLPHIGTFGEVARTTMVRHAFRVLTDDRVPTRLIAFSDDMDGLRKVPDNIPNKELVATALGKPLTQVPDPFGTHPSFGAHNNARLRAFLDAFGFDYEFVSATDCYTSGRFDATLLTVLERFDQVMAIMLPSLREERAQSYSPFLPICPRTNVVLQVPIVARDVTAGTISYDDPETGERVTVPVTGGHCKLQWKPDWAMRWTAFGIDYEMAGKDLIDSVKLSGEICRALGGTPPEGFNYELFLDEKGQKISKSKGNGLTIEEWLTYASPESLALYMFQQPKAAKRLYFDVIPKTVDDYLTFLDKYPGQDDKTKLANPVWHIHSGTPPKMDVPISFSMLLNLASVSHAEDKAVLWGFIQRYAPGSGPATHPKLDELVGYAVRYYHDFVKPAKKFAVADEVERAALEALRAALAALPPGTPAEDIQVQVYDIGRAIPRYHDLKAKGATPERPGVSQEWFAAIYRLLLGQEKGPRFGSFVAIYGLPETVALIDKALAGELANGA